One Ethanoligenens harbinense YUAN-3 genomic window carries:
- the drmB gene encoding DUF1998 domain-containing protein: protein MARQFGSKQKPENTGEVRQSQLITTFGIGSIVDFVRDTVIIGGVDKWDRDDIYEDWEDRKLFNNNLQTLTGAEFFLAPKSASNIRFRKSNDVESYIFPRKLYCPICKHIIDAEELGNQQKKHNCFMPNPKKGGKPCGGHLVASRFILVCPNGHMEDFPYSWWVHHGNKCSSGKANPRIKMFNIDNRSDVDSLMVECEECQARRGMANAFAKNAFSGENGYPCSGHHPHLGINHHSECAEIVSARLRSSSSVYFPANMSALSIPPWSQRAVQAIEAAYENIQEMEEFGDAAVRKFIRRQVLTKVRDPITFEDLISAYTLVKDKKASSAMHSEGDVFAAEYDVLCRGNVTADEYVASKAIVPPAFKSIFESVTIVEKLTVISALIGFTRIQPWNGTIKDNPCLAPLSIEKKKWLPAVKLLGEGIFIKFDAKALDGWSTVVNDRYSQMAHELENSFFTNERFSSEYVAMHTFAHLFIRQLADDCGYSASSLKEKIYSTFHEGTSQTEMHGVLIYLSTSDAEGSLGGLISIGKDPKRLQAVLKNMLQKALWCSGDPLCASSMQQGFNSLNYAACHDCVLLPETSCEFRNVLLDRISVIGTADNPDLGLMGNIALELLGGDQQ from the coding sequence ATGGCTCGTCAGTTTGGAAGTAAACAAAAACCTGAAAATACCGGTGAAGTTCGTCAAAGCCAGCTCATTACCACATTTGGAATTGGTTCAATAGTGGATTTTGTACGCGATACTGTTATTATCGGAGGAGTTGATAAGTGGGACAGGGATGACATATATGAAGACTGGGAGGATAGAAAACTATTCAATAATAACCTTCAGACTTTAACAGGAGCAGAATTTTTCCTTGCGCCTAAATCAGCAAGTAATATACGGTTCAGAAAAAGCAACGATGTTGAGTCCTATATTTTCCCAAGAAAGCTCTATTGCCCTATTTGTAAACACATAATCGATGCTGAAGAACTTGGGAACCAGCAAAAAAAGCATAACTGCTTCATGCCTAATCCTAAAAAAGGCGGTAAGCCATGCGGTGGGCATCTTGTGGCATCCCGTTTTATTTTGGTATGCCCGAATGGTCATATGGAGGATTTTCCGTACTCATGGTGGGTGCATCATGGAAATAAGTGCAGTAGCGGCAAAGCTAATCCACGGATCAAGATGTTCAACATAGACAACAGGAGTGATGTTGATAGCCTTATGGTTGAATGTGAAGAATGTCAAGCAAGACGTGGGATGGCTAATGCTTTTGCCAAAAATGCTTTCAGCGGTGAAAATGGATATCCTTGTAGTGGACATCATCCTCATTTAGGAATAAATCATCATTCTGAATGTGCAGAGATTGTTTCGGCTCGGTTGCGTTCTTCCTCAAGCGTGTATTTTCCAGCAAATATGAGTGCCTTGTCTATTCCGCCTTGGAGTCAAAGAGCGGTGCAAGCAATAGAAGCCGCGTATGAGAATATTCAGGAGATGGAGGAGTTCGGCGACGCTGCTGTTAGAAAATTCATTAGGAGGCAAGTGCTAACTAAAGTTAGAGATCCAATAACATTTGAAGATTTAATTTCAGCATATACATTAGTTAAAGATAAAAAAGCATCCTCAGCAATGCATTCTGAAGGTGATGTTTTTGCGGCTGAATACGATGTTCTGTGCAGAGGAAATGTTACCGCGGATGAATATGTGGCTTCTAAAGCTATTGTTCCACCTGCGTTCAAAAGCATTTTTGAATCAGTAACTATTGTTGAAAAACTTACAGTCATTAGTGCTTTAATCGGGTTTACGCGTATACAACCGTGGAATGGAACAATTAAAGATAATCCCTGTCTCGCGCCTCTTTCCATAGAAAAAAAGAAATGGTTACCGGCAGTAAAACTTTTGGGTGAGGGCATTTTTATTAAATTTGATGCAAAGGCGTTAGACGGTTGGAGTACCGTTGTAAATGATCGTTACTCGCAAATGGCACATGAGCTTGAAAATTCGTTCTTTACAAATGAGCGATTTTCCTCTGAATATGTTGCAATGCACACATTCGCGCACCTGTTTATTCGACAACTTGCGGATGATTGCGGATATAGTGCCTCGTCTTTAAAAGAAAAGATATACTCAACATTTCATGAGGGGACAAGCCAGACTGAAATGCATGGGGTACTTATATACCTTTCAACGTCTGATGCAGAAGGAAGCCTCGGCGGGCTGATAAGTATCGGTAAAGATCCGAAACGCTTACAGGCAGTCCTTAAAAATATGCTACAAAAAGCTTTGTGGTGTAGCGGCGATCCGCTTTGCGCAAGTTCAATGCAGCAGGGATTCAACTCTCTAAATTATGCTGCTTGCCATGATTGTGTTTTGCTCCCTGAAACCTCATGTGAATTTCGGAATGTTCTTCTTGATCGTATCTCAGTAATAGGTACAGCAGATAATCCAGACTTAGGGCTTATGGGCAATATTGCACTTGAATTGCTTGGAGGCGACCAGCAGTGA
- a CDS encoding DUF4357 domain-containing protein — MSIANYIEQAINELLKTDNEIKAQFYSQPDAPVSEEWHKQHHQIKKLISQLQEIKVEGLTIEKSVTIVHPKLPSYTYFVIARSDMSGKAYGVLDGTRFKVLSGSFIASTMSLDMYEIVKRLRAQNSVFINSDNILTKEISFDNPGQAARFVTGIHVNGIEEWKTPDGISLKQYSKHNTAELVDPVDFSFKNQ; from the coding sequence GTGAGCATAGCCAATTATATCGAGCAAGCCATAAATGAACTGCTCAAAACTGATAACGAAATTAAAGCGCAGTTTTATTCTCAGCCAGATGCGCCTGTGTCAGAAGAGTGGCATAAGCAGCACCATCAAATAAAAAAGTTGATTAGTCAACTGCAAGAAATAAAAGTTGAGGGTTTAACTATTGAAAAAAGCGTGACAATTGTGCATCCGAAACTGCCTTCTTACACTTATTTTGTGATTGCTCGCAGTGATATGAGTGGAAAAGCCTATGGTGTGCTGGATGGGACACGCTTTAAGGTCTTATCCGGAAGTTTTATAGCTTCAACCATGTCCTTAGATATGTATGAAATAGTAAAACGTCTGCGTGCTCAAAATTCCGTATTCATAAACTCAGACAATATACTCACGAAAGAAATCAGTTTTGATAACCCTGGTCAGGCAGCAAGATTTGTCACCGGTATACACGTTAATGGTATTGAGGAATGGAAAACACCGGACGGAATATCGCTTAAGCAGTATTCTAAACACAATACTGCTGAGTTAGTAGATCCCGTGGATTTTTCATTTAAAAATCAATAA
- a CDS encoding TIGR02680 family protein has translation MMLRWLMNRLGFVNFWLYDVEEFPFRGGRLLLRGANGAGKSITTQSFIPFILDGNHRPERLDSFGTKDRKMDFYLLGDGDRDESTGYLYLEFKKPDVEHYCTLVIGMRAQKGKGISSFWGFCLCDGRRIGSDLCLYREAGSQRLPLSKQEAKNALNDSGNWADSTTEYKKLVNDRIFQFPDIDQYEQFITLLIQIRAPKLSKDFKPSLVQDILNSSLQPLSDNDLQAMVDAMEKMDSIQGNLEQLERAQISAGIIRTEYTRYNQYMLAQKARAFLKHHEETENLQSHVSTTQNDIANLELEIEKLNVKIQKDSETLSQLKAEKNALGGSDTLQEKADRLTELQDALQENDREFEQDARNVEGQREKRNQSQRTLDNLKRQKDDQQALYQQRLDELDEVQEQLQWNGPSELKKQLAKKSYTAFKEAYTAGTVYSRRLKDAQTALEQQEEKSRELDDVQKRLNDADVKCRTAQNELDTAYLVEQKARDELIEAFLRIQAGNREFVFSDTLLGQIKQIVSHYKSTVDDSELNALLSNEKNALYSLLQTQLAECQAQRKELQDTYNALCAQLKVLEDAPEPIPLRTAAVQETREELCRRGVSCAPFYDLIDYAPGMEQRKKDLLEAQLTDMGLLDALVVPQSEQAVVSDILQRHPDHFVKISDAHIRQPLHDLYAVEGPLKEAAETALSGISCTDDDGDTAVLPDGRYRLGVLSGKSHPLKTAGFIGAAARRENRQRQIDALKQQIAECQGALGLQYMKLEKLQQRINNLNAEYEGRPSTADLAMALSLVQTCENSLAVAKGAVEQLDKAEKDARAALGNAKQRAITLCKEIPVSRTASAFLEEQNSLDDYMALLHDLEEGWNGYHHAEELFGAQSDKLEQVEDYLLSLELAARTRKNKSQTLTREIKALQEFLNQPENRALAEKLQKINGEISDLEKNLPDWKADVRVDGTKLEQLCEKKLQKAQELVTMIEHENNLRTYFLEEQALGFFPDTADESVLAAARKAELKLRAQDVEQLPDNMYQALHENFLKNSAALTDYQPKIIPQFEETEGVLRRRRLILLTLDGKQVSLPFFIQEIGQKISLMQELLNEKDRELFESILTETISGKLRNRIAVSHRWVHTMGEIMSGVNTSMGLVFNLSWKGKSQQADGELDTKKLVELLNRDIEILSDEDRRKITAHFRTKVNSARRYATENDQSVSYADLIRDALDFRNWFEFTLSFQRRGEKEKNLTNSEFNKFSGGEKAMAMYVPLFAAISAQYKRATVECPYVIALDEAFAGVDDKNIESMFALVETLGFGYIMNSQALWGCYASVPQLEIADMYRPANSQVVTILLYQWDGYQKTLDEGAMLL, from the coding sequence ATGATGTTGCGCTGGCTAATGAACCGTTTAGGCTTCGTTAATTTTTGGTTATATGATGTTGAAGAGTTTCCCTTTCGAGGCGGCAGATTACTGCTGCGCGGCGCGAATGGTGCAGGTAAATCCATTACGACGCAAAGCTTTATCCCCTTTATTTTGGATGGTAACCATCGTCCGGAACGCTTGGATTCCTTTGGAACTAAGGATCGGAAAATGGATTTTTATCTCTTGGGAGACGGCGACCGGGACGAATCCACCGGATATTTGTATTTGGAATTTAAGAAGCCGGACGTGGAACATTATTGCACACTGGTAATCGGAATGCGTGCCCAGAAAGGCAAGGGAATTTCATCGTTTTGGGGATTCTGCCTTTGTGACGGGCGCAGAATCGGTTCCGACTTGTGCCTGTACCGCGAAGCCGGGTCACAGCGGCTTCCTCTCAGCAAACAAGAGGCTAAAAACGCACTAAACGACTCCGGCAATTGGGCCGACAGCACGACCGAATATAAAAAGCTGGTCAATGACCGTATTTTCCAGTTCCCGGACATTGACCAATATGAGCAGTTTATCACACTATTGATTCAAATTCGTGCCCCAAAGCTAAGCAAGGATTTCAAACCATCCTTGGTACAGGATATCTTGAATTCATCCCTACAGCCGCTCAGTGATAATGACTTGCAGGCGATGGTTGACGCGATGGAAAAGATGGACAGCATTCAGGGGAATCTGGAACAGCTGGAACGCGCGCAGATCAGTGCGGGAATTATCCGAACTGAATATACCCGATATAACCAATACATGCTGGCACAAAAAGCGCGTGCGTTTTTGAAGCATCACGAGGAAACGGAAAATCTGCAAAGTCATGTTTCCACCACACAAAACGATATTGCAAACCTAGAGCTTGAAATTGAGAAGCTGAATGTAAAGATACAGAAGGATAGCGAAACCCTTTCTCAGCTTAAAGCAGAGAAAAATGCGCTTGGCGGCAGCGACACACTGCAGGAAAAGGCGGATCGCTTGACAGAGCTACAAGATGCACTGCAAGAAAATGATCGCGAATTTGAACAGGATGCGCGTAATGTTGAAGGACAGAGGGAAAAACGAAACCAGTCGCAACGCACGCTAGATAATCTGAAACGGCAGAAAGACGACCAACAGGCGCTTTACCAACAACGATTGGATGAGCTGGACGAGGTGCAGGAGCAGTTGCAATGGAACGGGCCTTCGGAACTAAAAAAGCAGCTCGCCAAAAAGTCATACACCGCTTTCAAAGAGGCCTACACTGCCGGCACGGTTTATAGCCGCCGGTTGAAGGACGCTCAGACCGCGCTGGAACAGCAGGAAGAAAAAAGCAGAGAACTGGACGATGTCCAAAAGCGGTTGAACGACGCGGATGTCAAGTGTCGTACCGCCCAAAATGAGTTAGATACCGCATATTTGGTAGAGCAGAAAGCCCGCGACGAACTGATTGAAGCCTTTTTGCGCATACAAGCCGGAAATCGGGAATTTGTATTTTCCGATACGCTTTTAGGACAGATTAAACAAATCGTCTCCCATTACAAAAGCACGGTGGACGACAGTGAATTGAACGCGCTTCTCTCCAATGAAAAAAATGCACTTTACAGCCTTTTGCAGACGCAATTAGCCGAATGTCAAGCACAGCGGAAGGAATTGCAGGATACTTATAATGCGTTGTGCGCACAGCTCAAAGTGCTGGAGGATGCGCCGGAACCTATTCCACTCCGGACAGCGGCAGTTCAGGAAACCCGTGAAGAGCTGTGCCGCCGTGGCGTTTCCTGTGCACCTTTTTACGACCTGATTGATTATGCCCCAGGTATGGAACAAAGGAAAAAGGATTTGCTGGAAGCACAGCTTACCGATATGGGTCTGCTTGACGCTCTTGTGGTGCCACAGTCTGAACAGGCGGTTGTGTCTGACATTTTACAGCGACATCCTGACCATTTTGTCAAAATATCCGATGCCCATATCCGTCAGCCGCTGCATGATCTTTACGCTGTAGAAGGCCCATTGAAGGAAGCCGCAGAGACAGCGCTTAGTGGAATCTCCTGTACGGACGATGACGGGGATACTGCCGTTCTTCCGGACGGTCGTTACCGTCTCGGTGTTTTAAGCGGAAAAAGCCATCCTTTAAAAACGGCAGGCTTCATTGGAGCGGCTGCCCGCCGCGAGAATCGCCAACGGCAAATAGACGCGCTTAAGCAGCAAATTGCGGAATGCCAAGGCGCGCTGGGACTGCAGTATATGAAACTCGAAAAATTGCAGCAGCGCATCAATAACCTAAATGCAGAATATGAGGGTAGACCTTCTACCGCTGATCTCGCGATGGCGCTGAGTTTGGTACAGACCTGTGAAAACAGCCTTGCGGTCGCCAAGGGTGCAGTAGAGCAGCTTGATAAGGCGGAAAAGGATGCCCGTGCCGCTTTGGGCAATGCAAAGCAGCGAGCGATTACTCTGTGCAAAGAAATACCGGTTTCAAGAACCGCAAGCGCATTTCTGGAAGAGCAGAATTCTTTGGACGATTACATGGCGCTGCTGCATGATCTGGAGGAAGGCTGGAACGGCTATCACCACGCCGAAGAACTTTTTGGGGCACAAAGTGACAAGCTGGAACAGGTCGAGGATTATTTGCTGTCACTTGAACTAGCGGCGCGAACGAGGAAAAATAAATCACAGACGCTGACCCGGGAAATCAAAGCGCTTCAGGAATTTTTAAATCAACCCGAGAATCGTGCGCTCGCGGAAAAATTGCAAAAAATTAATGGGGAAATCTCTGATTTAGAAAAAAATCTGCCAGATTGGAAAGCAGACGTCAGAGTAGACGGGACCAAACTTGAACAGCTATGTGAAAAAAAGCTGCAAAAAGCGCAAGAACTCGTGACTATGATTGAACATGAAAATAATCTGAGGACGTATTTTCTGGAAGAGCAGGCGCTAGGATTTTTCCCCGATACAGCGGATGAAAGCGTTTTAGCAGCTGCGCGCAAAGCCGAGCTTAAGTTGCGCGCACAGGATGTGGAGCAATTGCCTGATAATATGTATCAGGCGCTTCACGAAAATTTTCTCAAAAACAGCGCCGCGCTTACGGACTATCAGCCCAAAATTATTCCGCAGTTTGAAGAGACCGAGGGGGTTCTGCGAAGGCGGCGGTTGATTCTTCTGACACTGGATGGGAAACAGGTTTCTCTTCCCTTTTTCATACAGGAAATTGGCCAGAAGATTTCCTTGATGCAGGAATTGCTGAACGAAAAGGATCGGGAACTTTTCGAATCCATCCTGACAGAAACAATCAGTGGCAAACTCCGTAACCGCATTGCGGTTAGCCACAGATGGGTGCACACCATGGGCGAAATTATGAGCGGTGTGAACACCTCAATGGGGCTTGTTTTTAATCTTTCATGGAAAGGGAAATCCCAGCAAGCAGATGGGGAATTGGATACGAAAAAGCTTGTAGAGCTTTTAAATAGAGATATCGAAATTTTAAGCGATGAAGACCGCCGCAAAATTACAGCGCATTTTCGGACTAAGGTGAACTCTGCACGCAGATATGCAACGGAAAATGACCAGTCTGTCAGCTACGCCGACCTTATCCGAGACGCTCTGGATTTTCGCAATTGGTTTGAATTCACTCTTTCTTTTCAAAGACGGGGTGAAAAGGAAAAAAATCTTACCAATTCCGAGTTCAATAAGTTCAGCGGAGGTGAGAAAGCAATGGCTATGTATGTTCCTCTCTTTGCCGCAATCTCCGCGCAATATAAAAGAGCCACCGTGGAATGCCCATATGTCATCGCATTAGATGAGGCCTTTGCGGGTGTGGACGACAAAAATATTGAGAGCATGTTTGCCCTTGTGGAGACACTTGGCTTTGGCTATATCATGAATTCACAGGCATTGTGGGGCTGTTATGCATCTGTCCCACAACTCGAAATTGCGGATATGTACCGCCCGGCTAATTCTCAGGTAGTCACGATCCTTCTTTATCAGTGGGACGGTTACCAAAAAACACTCGACGAAGGTGCGATGCTTCTATGA
- a CDS encoding TIGR02677 family protein, producing the protein MPVNAVSMDNIPETSYLNTDNTAHYRAIMRVFYDESEKTHYQLDKETVLEKLHQIPAFADYTMEQLLPHLNQLVIWKNLTPIQDPSRANTIAEYKNNQFRYLMSGAAVEVERMTIRLEALVLESASLSIYLFPRIQNALMEMESLQAAPLKDVDEWWQNLQEDFKRLNQNYQDYLRDFYSSKAEHMMRSAEFIAHKEHVVKYLRDFVQELQSRGGKIEKVLFEIPDTLINTILDKIVKSELDKPRPSSERPPNFKVQIKENIRGKWRSLYEWFVSEAGRLSESQYVLETTNEVIRKIIQNANFIIQMQNNGVSRKEDYKKFLRLFAECENLKEAHKLFAHVFGVASVRHFTINSARDTDNINSSIYEEAPCVYLLDTRSRQYKPRIDKSGFSSKSLEKAALRQKLLEEQERTKRLALQYIRNGKLDFSTITDTLEPSTRQIFLNWVVLANNASDRHAITEYGQKFHLLRQPGSCVLHCTDGNLTMPAYVLVFEGRDANG; encoded by the coding sequence ATGCCGGTCAATGCAGTTTCTATGGATAATATACCTGAAACATCTTATTTAAACACGGATAATACAGCGCATTATCGTGCCATCATGCGTGTGTTTTATGACGAATCCGAGAAGACTCATTACCAGTTAGATAAGGAAACTGTTCTGGAAAAGCTACATCAAATTCCTGCCTTTGCGGACTACACGATGGAACAGCTTCTTCCGCACCTGAACCAATTGGTTATTTGGAAAAATCTCACACCCATCCAAGATCCGAGCCGGGCAAACACAATTGCGGAATATAAAAACAATCAGTTCCGCTATCTTATGTCAGGGGCGGCCGTGGAAGTAGAGCGTATGACGATCCGGCTGGAAGCGCTCGTATTAGAAAGCGCCTCGCTTTCGATTTACCTGTTCCCCCGTATTCAAAACGCACTGATGGAGATGGAATCTCTGCAGGCCGCCCCACTTAAGGACGTGGATGAATGGTGGCAGAACCTGCAAGAGGATTTCAAACGGCTCAATCAGAATTACCAGGATTATTTGAGAGACTTTTATTCTTCAAAGGCAGAACACATGATGCGTTCTGCAGAATTTATTGCGCATAAAGAGCACGTCGTTAAATATTTAAGAGATTTTGTACAGGAACTGCAATCAAGGGGCGGAAAAATTGAGAAAGTACTCTTTGAAATTCCCGATACGTTAATAAATACTATTTTAGATAAAATCGTTAAAAGTGAGCTGGACAAGCCGCGTCCCTCATCGGAACGCCCGCCAAATTTCAAGGTACAGATCAAAGAAAACATCCGTGGAAAGTGGCGTTCACTTTATGAGTGGTTTGTTTCTGAAGCAGGTCGCCTGAGCGAAAGTCAATATGTTTTGGAAACGACCAATGAAGTGATTAGAAAGATCATTCAAAATGCCAATTTTATCATTCAGATGCAAAACAATGGTGTAAGCCGCAAAGAAGATTACAAAAAGTTTCTCCGGCTATTTGCGGAATGCGAGAACCTAAAAGAAGCACATAAGCTTTTCGCCCATGTTTTTGGTGTTGCCTCCGTCCGTCATTTTACGATCAATAGCGCCCGAGATACGGATAACATAAACAGCAGCATTTATGAGGAAGCCCCTTGCGTGTATCTACTCGACACCCGCAGCCGTCAATATAAGCCACGCATCGACAAAAGCGGGTTTTCAAGCAAAAGTCTGGAGAAAGCGGCGCTTCGCCAAAAACTTCTTGAAGAACAGGAGCGAACAAAAAGACTGGCGCTGCAATATATCCGGAATGGAAAGTTGGATTTTTCTACCATCACAGATACACTTGAACCTTCGACACGGCAAATCTTTCTAAACTGGGTTGTGCTGGCCAACAACGCCTCTGACCGTCATGCCATCACTGAGTATGGACAGAAGTTTCATTTGCTCCGCCAGCCAGGCTCCTGTGTGCTGCACTGCACAGATGGTAATCTGACCATGCCCGCCTATGTACTGGTGTTTGAAGGACGTGATGCGAATGGATGA
- a CDS encoding TIGR02678 family protein yields the protein MDEFRALLGQFWILREQDAALYHRVKRALPTFQKILGEQFGWKLFINEKLIKLEKIPAHAEPSMGIEAFDAPSDYCLLCALLIFLEDRDEGERFLLSELTPSLLAYLQPVLSDWNWETFSSRKSLVRVLCYAESLSLIKTRDGISENFSSDQSQEVLYENTGLSRWFSVSFSYDISGFSCATDFEKEGAENLNQDRGVLRTHRVYRQLALSPAVYWEQPDDPVYAYIKNQRGSVQHYLEKTIGGNLQIYKNGAYFVLDEDESFGMSYPEDRMLSDIALNLSARLRSVVLENEYPRAMNDFVELSFHDFTRELEKCRTQYSALWGKQYREMPLEKLTEEVLSYMESWMLLSRREEGLTLLPAAGKMTGNYRERNETEEV from the coding sequence ATGGATGAATTTCGTGCTCTTTTAGGACAATTTTGGATTCTTAGAGAACAGGATGCTGCCCTATACCACCGTGTTAAACGAGCCTTACCCACTTTTCAAAAGATTCTTGGGGAACAGTTTGGCTGGAAGCTGTTCATCAACGAAAAACTGATTAAATTGGAAAAGATTCCGGCACATGCGGAACCTTCTATGGGAATCGAAGCTTTTGATGCACCTTCCGATTACTGTCTGCTATGTGCATTATTGATTTTTTTGGAGGACAGAGATGAGGGAGAACGGTTTCTCCTTTCAGAACTCACTCCCTCATTGCTTGCTTATCTGCAGCCTGTTCTTTCTGATTGGAATTGGGAAACCTTTTCTAGCCGTAAGAGTTTGGTTCGGGTACTATGCTATGCGGAGTCTCTTTCGCTGATTAAGACCCGAGACGGAATCAGCGAGAATTTCTCATCCGATCAGAGTCAGGAGGTTCTTTATGAAAATACCGGATTGTCAAGATGGTTTTCCGTCAGCTTCAGTTATGACATTTCAGGCTTTTCCTGCGCCACGGACTTTGAAAAGGAGGGCGCGGAAAACCTGAATCAGGACCGTGGTGTCCTTCGTACCCACAGAGTGTATCGCCAGCTTGCGCTGTCACCCGCAGTGTATTGGGAGCAGCCTGATGATCCGGTTTATGCATATATCAAGAATCAACGCGGTTCGGTACAACATTACCTGGAAAAGACCATTGGCGGCAATTTGCAGATCTACAAAAACGGTGCGTATTTTGTTTTGGATGAAGATGAGTCATTTGGTATGAGCTATCCGGAAGACCGTATGTTGAGCGATATTGCGTTAAACCTTTCTGCAAGATTGCGCTCAGTTGTTCTTGAGAATGAGTACCCACGTGCCATGAATGATTTCGTGGAGTTGTCCTTCCATGATTTCACCCGGGAACTGGAGAAATGCCGAACACAGTATTCTGCTTTATGGGGGAAGCAGTATCGTGAGATGCCCCTTGAAAAATTGACCGAAGAGGTACTCTCCTATATGGAAAGCTGGATGCTTTTGTCCCGGCGAGAAGAGGGCCTTACACTTCTACCCGCAGCGGGAAAAATGACTGGAAATTACCGGGAAAGAAATGAAACAGAGGAGGTATGA
- a CDS encoding TIGR02679 domain-containing protein: MSQTDCVTYFLEKSGWTRQMNQILKKYKSYGNNSGTVSLPDATEEECRVAGLFMGKTFYPPLRYQLSDFEQALKASRFQDTSLQELLEGYFGYPVCMNKEVSKTHQEWVKNLFAEAYTQATSKVTQNWVQRMLESKDSGYKLFLKAANKDEAMACTSLKQACAALDILATQSLSERRLAVFSAGITANPHSFDMDRLAGKLLLYGICDWQQRKYPHTAEQRAETLFLVNLFADDISSFTTQFGLLLYTEEGEHPAFQAFRTRNESAVVTLSNLSTIVRAASPTGKIYIVENQMVFSHLCEQSLPSHSPILCTSGQVKTASLILLDLLAASSCMMYYSGDFDPEGLRIADRLALRYPKQFFFWHLEKDDYYRSLSEESIPSSRLTALAQLRLPDLQAVSSEIQKTRRAGYQELLLEQLLNDLNAEVR; encoded by the coding sequence ATGAGTCAAACTGACTGTGTTACCTATTTCCTCGAAAAATCGGGCTGGACCCGCCAGATGAATCAAATTTTAAAAAAGTACAAGTCTTATGGGAATAATTCCGGAACTGTTTCTCTTCCGGACGCAACAGAGGAGGAGTGCCGTGTAGCGGGTCTTTTCATGGGTAAAACATTTTATCCGCCGTTGCGGTATCAGCTTTCGGACTTCGAGCAAGCACTAAAGGCCAGTCGTTTTCAGGACACTTCTTTGCAAGAGCTGTTGGAGGGTTATTTCGGTTACCCTGTGTGTATGAATAAAGAAGTGAGTAAAACCCACCAAGAATGGGTTAAAAACCTATTTGCAGAAGCATACACGCAGGCTACATCCAAAGTAACCCAAAACTGGGTACAGAGAATGTTGGAATCGAAGGACAGTGGGTACAAACTTTTTTTGAAAGCTGCCAACAAAGACGAGGCAATGGCCTGTACCTCTTTAAAACAGGCGTGTGCTGCACTTGATATTTTGGCGACCCAATCGCTTTCAGAGCGCCGTCTGGCAGTTTTCAGCGCGGGAATAACCGCAAATCCGCACAGTTTCGATATGGACCGCCTTGCCGGTAAGTTACTTCTATACGGAATTTGCGATTGGCAGCAAAGGAAATATCCCCACACTGCCGAGCAGCGTGCGGAAACCCTTTTTTTAGTCAATCTTTTCGCGGACGATATTTCCAGCTTTACCACGCAGTTCGGTCTTCTGCTTTACACGGAAGAAGGGGAACATCCCGCATTCCAAGCATTCCGTACCCGCAATGAAAGCGCTGTAGTGACACTTTCCAATCTGTCAACAATTGTTCGTGCGGCAAGTCCGACTGGGAAGATTTATATTGTTGAAAATCAAATGGTTTTTTCCCATCTGTGTGAGCAATCTCTACCGTCACATTCCCCTATTTTATGTACATCCGGACAGGTTAAAACCGCATCACTGATCCTGCTTGATTTGTTGGCTGCTTCAAGCTGCATGATGTATTACTCCGGTGATTTTGACCCAGAAGGCCTGCGCATAGCCGACCGACTGGCATTACGTTACCCCAAACAATTCTTTTTCTGGCATTTGGAGAAAGATGATTATTACCGTTCTTTGTCGGAAGAATCAATTCCTTCATCGCGGCTTACAGCGTTAGCCCAGCTACGTTTGCCCGATTTGCAGGCAGTTTCCTCGGAGATACAGAAAACTCGGCGCGCGGGCTATCAGGAACTGTTGTTGGAACAGCTCCTGAACGACCTAAATGCCGAAGTTCGGTAA